One Hordeum vulgare subsp. vulgare chromosome 4H, MorexV3_pseudomolecules_assembly, whole genome shotgun sequence DNA window includes the following coding sequences:
- the LOC123450453 gene encoding UDP-glucuronic acid decarboxylase 4-like: MDYHRGANLEVRIARIFTTCGPRMWIDDGRVVSNFVAQALRKEPLTVYGDGKQTRSFQYVSYLVEGLMRLMESDHIGPFNLGNPGEFTMLELAKVVQDSIDHDSEFNNTIMMMVC; encoded by the exons ATGGACTACCATCGTGGTGCCAACCTTGAG GTTAGGATTGCTCGGATCTTTACCACCTGTGGCCCGCGCATGTGGATTGACGATGGCCGTGTTGTCAGCAACTTTGTTGCTCAG GCGCTAAGGAAGGAGCCTTTGACGGTTTACGGTGATGGCAAGCAGACGAGGAGTTTCCAATATGTTTCTTATTTG GTTGAGGGGTTGATGAGGCTGATGGAAAGTGATCACATTG GGCCATTCAACTTGGGCAACCCCGGTGAGTTCACCATGCTGGAACTGGCCAAGGTTGTCCAGGACAGCATCGACCATGATAGTGAGTTCAATAACactattatgatgatggtgtgctGA